One genomic region from Quercus robur chromosome 4, dhQueRobu3.1, whole genome shotgun sequence encodes:
- the LOC126720564 gene encoding uncharacterized protein LOC126720564 — translation MSEVENKSESISGEERVKKEEFHVEVKTKDTKPNDVVEEKMELELKTKSVEKEKPKRKEDQKKKHKEGDEEKSKKKDKESKESVKEKEKEKKKHEDGEQKQGEKHEHEKKKKKKEKERDTITDEEQKEDEEAGESLRKEGKTKEKKDKKDIEKEEKRKGKIDDKEKEKEEMKKKKNDGGSGDKEEDREGRKSDKKKKDKEEKKKKHKDEDTEVEKETEEDKDKILSVKEEDKHTGKVVDEKHKEKVDNEKDDMKKKDKKEKNDKEKKVKFKDEIKNGKDKEKEDDDEEEEEKKTKKEKKEKKHKGEADEGKEDKDEDEEKEEKKKKKKDKDKKHKDEVDEGTEDGNDEKEGKKKNKDETDGGKCKPEVISRDIEIEENIKESEGGKGKEDEKDGVKECKEKKSEKKEKGEKKRKLDGKDKKKGKDLVKLKQKLEQINGKIEALLEKKADILQQMKEAEQVEDGNPVATEKPTNVAEATTNP, via the coding sequence ATGTCAGAGGTGGAAAACAAATCCGAATCCATTAGTGGAGAAGAAAGGGTCAAAAAGGAAGAATTCCATGTTGAAGTGAAGACCAAGGATACTAAACCAAATGATGTGGTGGAAGAGAAGATGGAACTTGAATTGAAGACCAAATCAGTCGAGAAAGAAAAGCCAAAACGTAAGGAAGACCAGAAGAAGAAACATAAGGAGGGAGATGAAGAGAAATCTAAGAAAAAGGATAAAGAGTCAAAAGAGAGTgtgaaggagaaagagaaagagaagaaaaagcaTGAAGATGGAGAGCAGAAGCAGGGAGAGAAACATGaacatgaaaagaagaagaaaaagaaggaaaaagagcGTGACACCATTACAGATGAAGAGCAAAAGGAGGATGAAGAAGCTGGAGAGAGTCTGAGAAAAGAAgggaaaacaaaagagaagaaagataagaaagacattgaaaaagaagagaagaggaaagggaaaatagatgataaagaaaaggaaaaagaagagatgaagaagaagaaaaatgatggGGGTTCAGGGGATAAAGAAGAGGACAGAGAAGGGAGAAAAtcagataaaaagaaaaaagataaggaggagaagaagaagaagcacaaAGATGAAGACACGGAGGTGGAAAAAGAGaccgaggaagacaaagataAAATATTGAGTGTGAAGGAAGAGGATAAACACACAGGGAAAGTGGTGGATGAGAAGCATAAGGAGAAGGTAGACAATGAGAAAGATGACatgaagaagaaagataaaaaagagaagaatgataaagaaaagaagGTAAAATTCAAGGATGAAATTAAGAACGGGAAGgacaaggaaaaagaagatgatgatgaggaggaagaagagaaaaagacaaagaaggagaagaaagagaaaaagcacAAGGGTGAAGCAGACGAGggaaaagaagataaagatgaagatgaggagaaagaagagaagaagaagaaaaagaaggataaGGATAAGAAGCATAAGGATGAAGTGGATGAGGGAACAGAGGATGGAAATGATGAGAaagaagggaagaagaaaaacaaggaTGAAACAGATGGGGGGAAATGCAAACCTGAAGTTATCTCCAGGGATattgaaattgaagaaaatattaaagaatcagagGGGGGAAAAGGGAAAGAGGATGAGAAAGATGGGGTGAAGGAatgcaaagagaaaaaaagcgaaaagaaggaaaaaggtgagaagaaaagaaaacttgatGGGAAGGACAAGAAAAAGGGCAAGGATCTTGTCAAGCTAAAGCAGAAGTTAGAGCAGATTAATGGAAAAATAGAAGCCCTATTAGAGAAGAAGGCAGACATTTTACAACAGATGAAAGAAGCTGAACAAGTTGAAGATGGGAATCCTGTTGCTACTGAGAAGCCCACAAATGTGGCAGAGGCCACAACCAATCCTTAG